The Lolium rigidum isolate FL_2022 chromosome 1, APGP_CSIRO_Lrig_0.1, whole genome shotgun sequence region CTACCAAGTACGAATTGTTTCTATTACAGATACGATTATGGATTGATATGAGTGACTTGCATCCCGCCATACACCGGTGTTGTGTTCCTTAAAACTCAATTAAGTAGGTGTTTGTACTGGAGAGCTCAAGATACCGGTTTGGGCTACTACCATCTTTTTTATTCGACTTCACGGTGTTTGCCTATTAGGCTATTAGCTACCAATGAACCTGTTGAGTGCAAAGTTAGGTTTCCCTAGGACAAGCACCAATACTGCAAAAAAATATcatcttatttttattatttttgagttGTTAACTACAGTGGAATATATTGGTCTGGTGGATGTGCTAAAAATCTTGTTCCCCTACATCTGCTTGCGAATGTGAAACTAAGAAAAATCCTCTGTGCAATAAATGCATTGTTGCCATAAAATTTTCTCATATAATCTTGTATTATTGTAGTTGTGGAATGAGAATTCCAGTTCAGATGGGCTTATGATTGGTATATGGTCATATTTGAAGTCATTAAGGTCCAGGAAATTACAAATAAAACTGAGAGGGACCGGAAATAATCTGTAGCAATTTAGTGGAAAAAAATGTAGATTGAAGATGGATACAAGAAATCTTGCACATTGTTTGAACGAAGGGAAGGCATTCCGATGCTTGAACATCCTTTGAACTACATACATGTCGCTAGAGGTTGAAGCCATTACAGTCAACCTAGCAGTTATAAACAATTTggggccgtagcaacgcacgggcactcaacTAGTGGTTGTAATTTATGACTTACTTTACACTACGAGTATGAAAGATGTGCCCTGTACTAGACTAGACACATATATCCTCTATTGTATATTATTTAGGATAACCTATACCATGGATTATGTTATGTATTCAAACCTAAATAATATTAATACAACCTACTGACCTAACTCTCCTATCACCGGTATTGTTCCATggacacgggcgcggcgtgccgccgcgccatggcTTCCTAGTATCAAATAATTGAGGAAAGGAGGAGAGGCACCATCTGCATCCCATCATTTGGCGAATTACACTCCATCCAAACCTCACAAGGGAGCAACTAAAAATAAGTGGCTAGATGTTTCCGCAGCACTGCAAAGGGCACATCGCTCATCCGATGGCCCCCGACGGTGGGCAATTACTTctcttgttgtattgtgatccaaattcattctaaagggaggctaacttttgacgagcggagcgaggtccGTCGCCGGTACGGATCGATGCCACCAgctatatatacctcttgtaagccgccggctaggatttatcagaatataagatatcctacggcgtttgtaaacactccccgatatagcgaAACTTTGCTGGCTagtgcccgtggttttttccccttctgtgttggaagggttttccacgttaaatctcgtgtctccgctgcgttttcctTTACCGTTCTTCGTtacttgcttgtcgcttttataacatctCTAGTGGGTAGACGATCGAGCACCAAATGCCAAGTGAAAATGCGAATCTTGAGGGGGAGCTTGGCAGCCCTATGCATGAGCTGGTCCCACTCAGCTCTGCCTCTCCCATCGAGGGTTTGGCGAAGGCGCAGGTGATCCTGCCCCATGCAGGCCTAGGCCACCGAAAAAACGTGTCTTGATACACTATGAGGAAGCAAACTATCCATGCTCCACCGCTATCCTGTGAACGCTATCAGGATCACTGAACGGTGTCATCCCGATTTATACGGCTACATCTGCACTGCTTTTGCACGCAACATGTGCACGTACAAGTATATAAATAGTTGTTTTGGCGAtaccaaaattttcagaaaatttGTGGCGATCAAATTATAATTAAACTATCCCTGAAGGGTGCAGGCCTGCAGGGGAGGTTTTGATTGATCATCGATTCAGAAGGATCGTAAGGGAGGGAGGGAAGGATGGCTGATGATGAGCAACAGTGGAAGATCCCACCGAACGTGCAGGAGCTAGCTGCGGCCGGCAGAGACGAGCTGCCGAGCCGCTACGTGGTCCCCGACCATGACCGTCCCACCTCCGGCGTCGCCAGCGACGACCCCATCCCCGTCGTCGATATCAGCCGTCTGTCCTCCGGCGCCGCCGACGAGGCTGCCAAGCTGCGTTCCGCCCTCCAGAACTGGGGACTCTTCCTCGTATGAAATTTGACACCTTCCTCTGTTCCTCTTCCCGTTCATATTCAGTTTCATCTTCAGACTATGTCCATTTCTACAGGCCGTTGGGCACGGGATCGAGTCGGCTCTCCTCGACGAGATGATGGCCGTCACGAGTGAGTTCTTCAAGCTCCCACTAGAAGAGAAGCAGAAGTACACCAACCTTGTGGGCAGCAAGAAAGAGTACCAACTCGAAGGCTACGGGAGCGACATGGTCCTCTCCGAGACGCAGGTCCTGGACTGGTGCGACCGGTTCTACCTCGTCGTGGAGCCGGAATCACGCCGTCTCTACGACCTCTGGCCGACGCAACCCCCTTCCTTCCGGGACATCCTGCACCGGTACGCCAAGCGGTGCAGGGAGCTCGCCGAGGGCGTGCTCCTGGAGGTAGGCAAGGTGGTCGGGCTGCGCGAGGAGAGGTACATGGCTGACATGGTGGACGAGAAGGCCGTAACGTACGTCCGTCTCAACCTCTACCCTCGCTGCCCGCGTCCAGACAAGGTTCTGGGCTTCAAGCCCCACTCGGATGGCAACATGCTCACCGTCCTCCTCACCAACGCGGTTGGGCTCCAGGTACTACGCGACGGCGAATGGTACGACGTGCCCGTCGTCCCGGGCGCGCTGGTGGTGAATATAGGGGATACAGTGGAGGTGGTGAGCAATGGTTTGCTCAAGAGCCCGGTTCACAAAGTGGTGGCGAATTCGGAGAGGGAGCGGGTGTCGGTGGGGGCGTTCTACACGTTGGACCCAGAGAGGGAGGTGGAGCCAGCGCCGGAGCTGGTGACCGAGGATAGGCCCAAGAGGTACGGGAAGATGAAGACCAGCGACTACATCACTGAGCTGCAGAAGAGTTTAGCGCGTGGAGAGAGGACTGTCGACAGGGTGAAGATCTGATCGAAATTACCACCTTCCTCCATCTTGAGCTGCCCTTACAAGGATCTACGATAAAGTGCACACGCGCGGGTGAGGTGTTGGATTCAGTTCTACTATATccaaaatatttatcataaaatatatatctagacactatGATAAATATATATTGGATCGAAAAGGGTACTATCTCGGTCCAGCTTTATAAATAACTAGctaataccccgcgcgttgctgcggacttGTATGATACATATAATGTGAGTTACCAAGCAGGACTAATCTGATGCACGTAGAAAAATTACTTTGTATAACAAACAATGAATGCATGAACGCTGATGATATACCTGGTAACCCAAATATCACTTTTAGTACAAAAATATAACACATTTTTATTAATAGCATGGTTGTACAAATAGTATAATCAGTTACACTTCTATGTTAAATAACACAATAATTTTTATTACAAATATGGTATCGAACCAAATATGAATATTACGTACAATAAGATAAGTAGAAAAAATATTACCCCTGCACACAACATAATTTATTATTGCCAATTTGcatattcaaaataaataaataaaatcaaaTGTTTCAGCACATTGAGGTCCATCCGAGCTGACGTTCTTGTGTTTGGACAAAGCGTTACGCTATGGTCACTACACCAACAATATCCACATTGAAAGAAGAATATGAACAGTCCTGAACCACTTGAAGTAGTATACTGGAAAACAACTTACGTTTGACCATCTATAAAACAACTTATGCACAGAGAATTATAAAAAAATCGTTGCATAGAGGTACTACAAATAATCGAAGCTATGTTTATTTCATTTTAATTCAGTCACTCTGTCAGCATATTTAAGTGAGTTCATGCAGTTGAAAAGACAGCTATGGAAACTGAAAAGAATATAGCTTTCCCTATTCATCACCGTAATATTTTTGAAAGTTTATGAAGTTGCAAGGTGTGCCTGACTACCAAATTAAGTTGCTAGGCGGAATGCAATCATTGGCGATGAGCTAGTAGTAGGTCCTAACTCCTCCTTCCCTACATAATCAGATGAAAGGGAAAAAATGTCAGCATGAGAATGCTATCCAATACTGTGAAAATGCAAACCTTGGGTGGTCCTGCTTTCATAACATGAATATACCAACAAATGAACTGCATACATGCTAAAAAAAACTGAGTAATACCATTTTCTTGATTATCCTTCATGTGAAATTCGTTCTTGATCCACACCTGAAccaaataaaaagggataattcAAAGTTCAGCCGCTGTAAACATAACAAATGATGTAATATTGTTCGCAATTCAAGGGGCAGAAACTAAAACAGAGGTAGTTCACCTCTAAGCTCTACGTAGAAGACTTTGAGGTTCCCTGGCTGTACGTAGAAAAAGCTTTGAGGGTGGAGATACATGAATGATCTAGGCTGGATACCAAAGCAAGGATGGAGTCTGCTGTGGCGCTATTTTTATAGGAGCGAGCCGGCAGAAGCGGGGATAAACACTGGGTTGAGAGATGGCTAAATATATATTAGCTGGAGATTAGGagaggaagtggaggaggcatGATGCCATGATTTATTGTCTAAACAGAGATTATATAGATGATTACCCGCACGTTGTTGCGGGCCATTCGTTATTTGGTTATAATAaagttgttaaaaaatagttgaaGATAAAATTAAGTAAAAAACTGGATGAGCGGTATGAATAATCATGTGAATCATTTAATTAGCATTTGTTGCCACAATAAAGCTATCATATTTTGTCTAAAAATATTAATGATTTCCTAAAGAACTAAAAGATATCTGAGCTCAATATAAATTGTCCCCAATATACAACTGTCCCACTGAATGTTTGTACACTGTATTGCTGCTTCATCATTTTATTTTACTGAATGTACATATATAGTTAGAAGCTAAACAATGAGAGGTATCTCCTGAGAATTGGTAGTTAGAAGCTAAATAAAGAGCACACCTGGAGATAAATCTATGCACTCATACGGCATGAAGTGCTTTTTCGTAGGACTACAGAGAACTGTGTTAACACACACGATGGAATCGGTGAATCGGTGAATGCACTGTTGGCACTGTTGCTGCAGAAGCGGATGAAAAAAAAAGCTTATCCTCTTTTGTAGTCGTCTCGACCCCTTCACAAAGTCGTAATCTAATATGTACAATTTGTTAAAATAATTCACTGATCGGACGGCCCATCAGAAGCCATGAACACGAACAATTGAATGAAGAGGTTGTGGAAACCCATTACTCGCTGTCAAAGTGTGATTCTTCAAGTGTAATAATCCCCGGTTGTGGAAAaaaatctttcttcttttctgcaTGAAGTTTTCTTCTTATTTTGAAGGATCAACCATTGTGAAAAGCTGTAAGAAATACTCAAGTGCAGCAAAAGGACAGGTATGAATTAAGCATGGACAAAAGATACACATGTACTTGAAAATGTACCGAGTACCACCAGGGGAATCAAAAGAAAACACATTCGATGGCAAGAATAACAGAACCTGGCAGGTAAAGCAAAATCCAAAGTCACTCGGGAAGAGTAGTAAGTTGTAGCGGAGGGTCTCAATGCCTGCAATTTCATATGGTAATACTGCCAGCAAGGGTGTTCTTGCTGCGCACAGTCATCGACCCATTGAGATGCCGCCGAGAGGATATGCAGACTGCTTTTATAGGACATGGCGATCTTGTAGCATAATGAGCGGGTTGAGAGGTAGACGGTCAGGTGGAGGAGCACCATTCGAAGATTGAAGGACGCCACTAATTAAGCAAAGGCCGGCAGTTTACCAGCCACTATACAGAACTTAGATTAACAGTGTGAGGCGTGATGGGAGATTAAAGGAGGGATCTCCCAAACGACATGTTGGAATTGATGATTAAGTGGTGAGAGAGGAGGTGGCAGATGCGTTACAGCAAAAGAATATAGAAAATGGCTGAATTAGTTAATGGGGTAAAAGGAGAGAAATGACGCATGAAAGAGGAGAAGGTTCTGCATCAAAGTAATAATTGGTAAGATAAATTCGAAAGTGGAGATATGTGACCGCATGACTGACGGTGCTCCTGAGAATTTGGTAATTAGCAAAATAAAAATTGAACAAAAACTGTAGTAATTTGCTGACATGGAGCTGAAACTGCGCAagtgatgtggcatgcttgcatgttgagagaattacctttagtgggttgctcctatttagatattatagatgcaTATATACTACTAGCAAATAAAGGCGCGGCGGCATGCCGCGCCCGTGTAGCTACATTTTTTTAATTGCTAGTTTATTTGATTATTTACAGAGTGCCAGGTTGAAAGTGTGGTGTACTAAAAAGGGAACGGGGACATTTTTGCAATTCAACGGGCTATACGGTTGTCTGATTTGGTGGGCTGCACTACAATACATGGCCCATATGTGACGAATCGATACTAATTGCTTCGTCTCATCCTCTAAAACACGATTGCCTCATCTCATTTTTTTTGCTAGCTTCTTTCTATATTTTTAGTATAGTATATATGTCTGACTGACGGGACTCAGGCgataagaagaaaagaaaagaaatagtgtCCGGTTGCTAACGCCTATCGATGAGCAGAACCATTCGAGATTTGTGAGTAAGTGTCCGGTAGAGAAGAGAAGCGAGAGTTTTACTCCGTCACCGTCCCCACCGATACGGCCTAGCTGCAGGCCAAGATCCAACAGCTCGGCGTCGCTAAGTTCATTAGCGAGCTTAGAGAGGGAGGACCACCGGTCGCTAGTACGAAGCAGCGGCAGGAAGCGGCGGAAGAGCAGCAGAGCGGGAAGAATCGGTGGTAGCAGCCATCGGCAGATGGAGAGCAGCACAAGGCGAATTGGGGGGAAATGATTGAAGTGACCGGTCTGAGTAACGCATGCAGATCCATCAGCTGGCTGGTATGTTATTATTTCTTGACTACTTAATACTGAAAACGGGTATCTGTTACACTGCAACGCTAGAAGCATCAAAATCTGAAAAGTGAACAACTTGACTTAATCATACTATTTCGCTGTGAACAATTGAACTATTGTGTCTGCATATTAATTGGTACCATCAAGTTAAAGGAAACAAAGGAGAAAAAGTTTCAGGAGAAAAGTGACAGCAGTCTCCTGAATTTTATTCTCAAAATGAATAATTGACGGATTCTTGTGCTGGACGGTACATATAAACTAACTAAATCTAGAAAAGCAAGGCAAAAGCCAAATCTATATAGTATAAAAGATAGCCCATTACCAAAGGATCCAAGCAGAACAGGAAGAGATGATATGGAAACAAATACTGATTATGTTACAACCATACAAATAGTCACTAATTACAGCAAAGGGGCCGCTGAACATGGAATACACCAACTGTTAATTTTATACTCGAAAGTGCAGTAGTTCTTGTGGGTAGCTTAAACAATGAATGTAACAGTCATCTAGATAGTTGAAGTTTGGTACCTGACTACTTGAGAGATATCCTGGTCCTGCAATCAGTTGTACCGATATATCTGTGTTAAAAATCCCAGTTTTGCCTATCACCCTAACACACTACTTCATTATGAAACTGACATAGAAGAACTACTAATTCAGTAATCAATGTCATCTTACTGAGCCAAGCTGATATGATAAAACCGAAATGTGGCAATTAAAACAGCTTCATAGCATTTATGCAGACAGAATACATGATCACAAAAGGTCCCAGTACAAACTTACTGGCTGCACTTGTATTGAAGGGCAGCCAGAATGAGCAGGAAACTTGATGGCGTCAGTAAAGAGTTAATTCTGTAAAAAGAACAGTGAAAACAGCATTAATGAACTGATTGTGCAAAATACATATACTAATAGTCTAACAGTATGCGCCCGACGTTTGCATTTTAAACTACGCCGAGGACATGGAGGTGTGGTAGGATTCGCAGGATAAACAACATGAAAAAATATCCAAAACAATGATGTTAGGTAGTGGTTTGCAGAACATCCAACCTTTACTGCTCCAGTAAAAACAATACAAAGCATCAGCCACTTCAAAAATCAGAATCTAAATCTACTTGTAGATGGCAATGTGATGCAAAACTGCCAATGGAGAAAACAGTGTCATTCCATCATCTAGATGTTACAACTGGAAACAAACTGCAAAGTTGCGAAGCTAGCTCTATTCAGAAGTGGATGACGAAGCAACTTCCCATTACATAGTGCAATAGATAAGCAAAGAAAACATACTACACAAACAAATGGCCTAGTACAGTGAATGAACAATTTGTGCCTCCTGTGAGATGATGTGGATGTCCGCAAAGGACTTGTGCCAGTGGTGTTCATAGCGGCACGCTGCGGCAGCGATATGATTATTCAGTAGATGCAATTCCCAATAGGGTCAGTAGAACTCTGTTGGAACTGCACATTCCTTTGATTCATGTCTACCATCCATTTGATTCAACTGAACACTGCACAGCCATAACAATGAATTGTTCCAACCAAGTATTGCTTCGACCATAACTCATGCATGACCATAAACTCaagtgattatgagaaatggcagTAGATATGGCCATTAAGTACTTTGTTCTGGCTAAAAGAGGAAGGAACGATCCAGTGGATCTGTTGACTTTTAATTGCAGCAAAAGAGAAAGTATATTGCTTATTTGCAGGTGTATGGATTTAGATAATGAGGTGGTGTAGTTGGCAGTACACTTTTTAATGCCTTGTGAGAGCAGGTGTAGTATCAATATCTAATAGGCTAAGTAATTATTCTAAAAAAAATCATGGTCATTATGATCTATCTTGATAGTTAGCAGAGATGTGATATAGATGTCCTAGAGTGACCAAATTGTAGAATCATccaggcgagcaggaactaagcttggggatgctgatacgtcccca contains the following coding sequences:
- the LOC124685140 gene encoding jasmonate-induced oxygenase 4-like, yielding MADDEQQWKIPPNVQELAAAGRDELPSRYVVPDHDRPTSGVASDDPIPVVDISRLSSGAADEAAKLRSALQNWGLFLAVGHGIESALLDEMMAVTSEFFKLPLEEKQKYTNLVGSKKEYQLEGYGSDMVLSETQVLDWCDRFYLVVEPESRRLYDLWPTQPPSFRDILHRYAKRCRELAEGVLLEVGKVVGLREERYMADMVDEKAVTYVRLNLYPRCPRPDKVLGFKPHSDGNMLTVLLTNAVGLQVLRDGEWYDVPVVPGALVVNIGDTVEVVSNGLLKSPVHKVVANSERERVSVGAFYTLDPEREVEPAPELVTEDRPKRYGKMKTSDYITELQKSLARGERTVDRVKI